The segment TCAGGCTGTGTACCTGGCTTTGCACCTGAGCCATGACATGTATCACATGTTTCATCCTTTGGAATTTCAATTTCTGTTTCTTTTCCAAAAATAGCTTCCTCAAATTTGATGTTCATGCGATATTGTAAATCATCACCTTTACGTGGTGCATTGGGGTCTTGACGGCGACCACCACCGCCAAAGAATGAGCTGAAAATATCCTCGAAGCCGCCAAAGCCACCGCCTCCGAAGCCACCGCCAAAGCCTGCATTTGGGTCTTCATGACCAAATTGGTCGTAGCGTGCTTTTTTCTCATCATCACTTAATACTTCGTATGCTTCAGCGATTTCTTTGAATTTTTCATCTGCACCTGGCTCTTTGTTCAGGTCAGGGTGATATTGTTTTGATAATTTACGATATGCTTTTTTAATCTCATCTTTTGTAGCTGATTTTGTTAAACCTAGCACCTCGTAATAATCGCGTTTCTCCATTATTCACACTCCGCTCTATTTGCATAAAATCTATTGTACCATGCAGTCGCTAAAACTGCCTTATTTTTTCGCTGAATCATTGATAAGCGCAAAATTTTGTTAGCGTATGCAATGATTTTGCCAATCATATAATTTACTCGTATCATAACCTCGCAATAAGAAAAGCCAAAGCCGCAAGCGGTCTTTGGCTTTTTCACTTAACTGTGCTGTGTATTATTTATCGTCTTTTACTTCTTCAAAGTCAGCATCTACAACACCATCATCTTTTTTGCCAGCGTCTGCACCTGCTTCGCCGCCTTGTGCTGCTTGAGCCGCTGCTGCTGCCTGCTCATACACTTTCATCACAAGTGGTTGTAACACGCCTTCTAATTTTTCTTTAGCTGCTTTAATGCCCTCTAATTCACCAGCTTCAAGCGCTTTTTTCAATTCATCACGAGCATCTTCAACAGATTTTTTCTCATCTTCTGTAATTTGCTCACCAAGGTCAGCAATTGTTTTGTCCACTTGGAATACTAATTGGTCTGCTTCGTTACGAAGATCTGCTTCTTCTTTACGTTTAGCATCTGCTTCAGCATTAGCTTCAGCGTCTTTTACCATACGTTCGATTTCTTCCTCAGATAAGCCAGAATCAGATTGGATTACAATTGTTTGTTCTTTATTTGTACCAAGGTCTTTTGCTTTTACAGATACGATACCGTTTTTATCAATATCGAATGTTACCTCGATTTGTGGTACACCACGTGGCGCTGGTGGAATATCTGCTAATTGGAAGCGACCTAATGTTTTGTTGTCAGCTGCCATTGAGCGTTCACCTTGTAACACATGAATATCTACCGCTGGTTGGTTATCAGCTGCTGTAGAGAATACTTGTGATTTAGATGTAGGGATTGTTGTGTTACGGTCAATTAACTTTGTAAATACGCCACCCATTGTTTCAATACCAAGTGAAAGTGGTGTTACATCAAGTAAAACAACATCTTTTACATCTCCTGTTAAAACGCCACCTTGTACAGCAGCACCCATTGCCACAACCTCGTCAGGGTTTACACCACGGTGAGGCTCTTTACCAGTTTCTTTACGTACCGCTTCTTGTACTGCTGGAATACGTGTAGAACCACCAACTAAAATAACTTGGTCAATTTCTGATGTAGAAAGACCAGCATCTGATAATGCTTGACGTACTGGACCTACTGTACGATTCACTAATGGTAAAGTAATTTCGTCAAATTTCGCACGTGTTAAAGAAATTTCTAAGTGTAACGGACCCGCTTCACCAGCTGTAATAAACGGTAAAGAAATTTGTGTAGATGTTACGCCAGATAAATCTTTTTTCGCTTTTTCTGCCGCATCTTTTAAACGCTGCATTGCCATTTTATCTTTTGATAAGTCAATGCCATTTTCTTTTTTGAATTCAGCAACAAGATATTCGATTACTGCATCATCGAAATCATCCCCACCAAGTTTGTTGTCTCCAGCAGTTGCTAACACTTCAAAGACACCATCACCTAGCTCAAGGATAGATACGTCAAATGTACCACCACCAAGGTCAAATACTAATACTTTTTGGTCTGTATCTTGTTTGTCTAAGCCATAAGCAAGTGCAGCAGCAGTTGGCTCGTTAATAATACGCTCTACTTCAAGACCAGCAATCTTACCAGCGTCTTTTGTTGCTTGACGTTGTGCATCATTAAAGTAAGCAGGTACTGTAATAACTGCTTTTGTTACTTTTTCACCTAAGTAGTCTTCTGCATAGCCTTTTAAGTATTGAAGAATCATTGCAGATACTTCTTGTGGTGTATATTCTTTATCTTCAATTTTTACTTTTTCAGCTGTACCCATTTTTGATTTGATCGACATAATTGTGTTAGGATTTGTTACTGATTGACGTTTCGCTACTTCACCAACTTGACGTTCGCCATTTTTAAACGCCACAACAGATGGTGTTGTACGGTTACCTTCTGGGTTTGGAATTACTTTCGGTTCCCCACCTTCAAGTACAGAAACGCAAGAGTTTGTTGTTCCTAAGTCAATACCGATAATTTTGCTCATTTAAAATTTCCTCCTATTATTTCAACGCAAAGGATGCGTTTTCTCACTAGCTATAATTGATAAAATAGTACAATGACTATTCGTTCACAGATACCATTGTTGGGCGTAATACACGATCTTTCAGCATATACCCTTTTTGCAGCTCGCGTAAAACAACGCCTGCTTCTTTTTCACTATCTTGCTCTTGCATAACAGCTTGATGAACATTTGGATCAAATGGCTCACCTTCTGCTTTAATCACTTGCAAGCCTTCTTTTTCTGTTGCTTCTATTAAAGAGCGATAGACCATTTCAATTCCTTTAATAATAGATGCAGCTTCTTCTGAAGTTGTTTCTACTTGTAAAGCACGCTCAAAATTATCAAGAACTGGCAATAAATCAGCGAGTAAGCTTTGTGCTCGATATTTTTCAGCAGCCTCACGATCTATTTGTTGGCGGCGGCGCATATTATCAAAGTCAGCACGTAGGCGTAGATGACGGTTTTCCTCATCTGCCAATTTCGCTTCAAGCTCGGCAATCTTCGCCTCATACTGCTCTTCTATTGATAATTCTACTTCTTCTTGTACCTCTACTGTTTCTTCTGCAGTGTCAGCCTGTACATTTTCTTGCTTCTGTACATCCTCTTGTACTAGGTCTTTGTTTTCAGTTGTTTCTGTCACTTGAATCCTCCTCATTATTGCTCATTAAAATTCTTTGTAAGGGCCTGCGTTAAATCCAAGCGCATTACATCTAATAACGCTACAACACGCTTATAATCCATACGTGTTGGACCAATGATAGCAATAGCTCCCTGTTGATCATCGCCAATGGAGTAGGTAGTTGTAATCACACTACAGTTTTCCATTTCTAATTGTTTGTTTTCTGACCCTATCCGAATATGAATGCCTGATTCATTTGGATGGAAAAGTGACTGTACTTGGCTTGTCGTTTCCATCAAGTCTAAAATCATACGAACTTTATTCAGATCATGGAATTCTGGTTGGTTAAACATATTTGTTTTGCCACCATAGAAAATCTTACTTTCTGAATTATGCATCGTTGCCGTTACAAGCGCATGAATAAAATCATCCGCTGAGCGAACGTGCTGCTGTAAAACGGCTAGCACTTCGGCCTCAAGCGTTTTATGAATATCTTCTAACGATACACCAATTAAGCGTTCATTTAAAATATTTACCATTTTCTCTAAATCAGAAGCGGTAACACCCGGTGGTAAGGTAAACATGCGATTTTCAACATGTCCTTTGTTCGTCACAATAATTGCTACTGCGGTATCGCTAGAAAGCGGCACAATGGAAAATCGTTTAACACGATGTCTTTGAACATCAGGTCCTAAAAGGATGGACGTATATGATGTCAGCTCTGATAAAATATTCGCTGACTTTCGGATAATATGCTCTACTTCTACAAGACGATCATTAAAAATTGATTGAATTTGTTGAATGTCCCTTGAGTTAATACCTTGTGGGTGCAACAAATGATCTACATAAAATCTATAACCCTTTTCCGAAGGCACTCGACCAGAGGAAGTATGTGTTTTTTCTAAAAATCCCAGTTCCTCTAAATCCGCCATTTCATTTCGAATAGTAGCTGGACTAAATGTAATCCCTTGTTTTTTGGAGATTTGGCGAGAACCTACCGGCTGCGCAGACATAATAAAATCGTCTACAATTACTTGCAATATTTGTAACTGCCGATTTGTTAGCATGATTATCACCTCTGTTAGCACTCAACTAAGAGGAGTGCTAATACTATTATTAAGTTATCAAATCCCACTTTTTATGTCAATGAAATCGCTCAATCTTCTTATAAAAATTGTTGAAATACTTCATTGCCTACAAAACGTCCTTTTCTTGTAAGACGAATTCCTTTATGGTCGTGTTCTAAAAGACCGTTTGCTACTAAGTTTTCAATAACAGCAGAATAATGTGCCATCATTGGTGCTTGAAATTTTTCTTCATATATTTTGTGCAAAACGCCCTCTGTTTTACGCAATCCTAAAAACATCTGCTCTTCTCGCTTCTCAGCTTGTGTGACAGTATGCTGATGCACAATTGGTAGCTCTCCTGCTAAAACAGCATCCATATATTTTTTTAATGGGCCGTGATTGGAATAGCGTACACCCGCTAAATAGCCATGAGCACCAGCGCCCAAGCCTATATATTCGTCATTATCCCAGTAAATTTTATTATGAATGGAATCAAAGCCAGGCTTTGCAAAATTACTGATTTCATATTGTTGACGTCCATGCAATGCCATCTGTTGCATTAACACATCATACATATCCGCCTCTAAATCTTCTGTCGGTAAATGTAGCTTCCCCTTTGTATACTGATTATAAAAAATCGTTTTTGGCTCTACAATAAGGGAGTAAGCTGAAAAATGCGGCAAATCAAGCGCCAATGCTTTGTTCAATGATTCCTGCCATTGCGCCATCGTTTGCCCCGGCAGACCATACATTAAATCAATGCTAATATTGTGGAAGCCAATCTTTTTAGCCAAAGCGATTGTTTCATAGACATGCTCATTGCTATGAGTACGTCCAATCTTCTTTAATAGCCCTTGGTCAAAGGATTGTACACCCATGCTTAAGCGATTAACGCCACCATCCAGCAATACTTGTAGCTTCTCAGCTGATAATTCATCAGGATTTGCCTCTGATGTAAATTCTGTCACACTATCCATTGGAATATACATTTGAATCAGTGTAAGCAGCTTGTCCAATTGCTGCGGAGCTAAAGCGGTTGGTGTGCCTCCACCCAGAAAAATTGTTTCAATATGACGAAAATGTGCAGGGTATTTTTCTGTCACAAGTGCCATTTCTTTTCCCAATGCTTCTATATATTCATCGACAGGCTGATTTTTAAAATAAAATTTATTGAAATCACAATAATTACAGATTTGATGACAGAAAGGAATGTGAATATAAACACCTCGTGCCACAGCAATCCCTTCTTTCTTGTTAAGTCTTTTCCATTTCTACATTATAACCAATCCATGCAAGGAACGCTATGAATCCCATCTAGTCAGCTTTACACATCTATATCTCCTTTTTCATCCAAGCAAAAAAGTATGCTAAAATCCATCATTCTAGCATACTTTACCTTATAATATGAAAGATTTTACTAGTCATCTTTCTTTATTGTCAGAGCTGGACCAAGCTTATTACCCTCCATATCGACAGGAAAAAGCTTATAATTTTTCTCTGTTAAATAAAGTGCATCCACGCGACTGCCCCATTTAGTACCTTCATGATTTAATGAATAAGGCTGTTTAAAATGCCATGTTTTCCCTCCCTTTGATTGAATTTTAAACGGAATCGCATCATTAACCAGACGTTGCTCTGTATAAAAATAAATTGTTGTCGAAATCGGTGTTGACACAATCCTGTCAATCTTTACTTCCTGCTGATCGACATGCTTGACTTTTTTTTCTACAGTAAAAACATGACGATCCTCTTGTAATTGCTCTTGTGAAGCCTCTACTTGAAATTCCCATGGCTCTTCGATGGGTGTTTCTACGTTCCAATCTTTATAACGAATGTCCAATTGTAAGCTATCACCTTTTGGTAAATTGTCCATCTTTATACTATTATAGATGGTATACGCTTTAGTAGATTGTGCAATGGACTGACCTCCACTGCGCACCATATAATCTTTACCATTAATAAGTATTTGCGGAAAGAAAAATAACTGATGACCTGGCGCAAACGTCTTTCCAGGTTCGAAGGTTGCATTTAGTAAAATTTGATTGTCATCAATGATTACTTCATGTAATGTTAAACATCCTAAGCTATTTTTAGAGGTTTTCTCTACTTCAGTTTTGTAGGCTTCAAATGCTACTTCCTTATCCCACCACAAATACAGCACAGCACCACTAGCAACTATCAATAACAGGAATGCAGCCATAACCCATTTTTTGCGTCCTCGATTTTCCTTATCCAGATCGATAACTCGAAGCATATCATCAGCCAACATGTACACCTCTTTTTAAAAATAGTTATGATTTATTGTAGTTAATAATGAGGCATTATATAACCTATATTGAATGACAGGCTGGGAGAATTTCGCTATGTATAAAAGGAATCCTAAAATTCCTTTATTGTTGGTGACGAGCTTTACTCGCTTCCTGCATTAAATAATCCACAAATACATCATCTCTTACTAGCCATGCTTGAAAGTTTCTTTTTAAAAAACATTCCGCTTCATAAAAGCTTGTAAAGGTATGCGTTAAAGGTATTTTATCTTTTTCAATTACCCAGTCAATCTCGTTCTTTGAATACAGCATAAATAATTCATCGTGCTGATTTTTATAAAAAGTACCAAATGTAGAGCCCTTTAAGTTATAGCGATTTCGTTTGGCATCCTCAGGTATTGGCTCAATATGGAATGTCGCTAACACAAACTGCTTATAAGCCTCCTCTGTTAAAGAACAACCAGCCGCTTTTTGATGCCCTCCTCCCTCAAATGCTGCCGCAATAGATGAAACATCTATATGCTCATGAATTGTACGCAAGGACATTTTTTTATTGCCCATATTAATCATGGCTATATAGTCAAGATGTACATTGTCATTGCCCAATTCATTGCCCAGCTCAGAAAGATAGGACTCTGCATAGACAACACCTACATAGAAATCTCCTATATTCGTTTGTATAAGCTCTCGTTTTTTTCGTCGAATATAACGCTCTATTTTGTCTTCTTCCATACTTAAAATTTTCTTTTCGAATTCATCAAAATCAAAATGCTCACTTGTTTTTAAGCGCTCCAGCATTTTCTCCTCAAATTCATCAATGGATACTAAGAAAAAGAGGGCATTGAGCCGCTGTGCTTGAAAATTTTCATTCTTTTCCCATTCCCATGTATCGTACTGTCTTATTAACTCTACAAATTCTGTTATAGCAGCCGTTCTTTCCAATAAGCCCTGTGCCACAAGATAGTGATAAAATAAAGATGTGGCTGATGTTAATAAACCTTGCTCATCTTCAATTAATACCCTTCCCCATTCATAATGATTGAAATGAAGGGCTGTTTTATGATGGTCCAGCAATTGTACATTACCAGTCGCTTGATAATAATCATTTAACAGTTGCTCATTCGTTTCATTTGGCGAAAGGTCTGTAATAAACAAAAAAGTATTTTGGTGATCATTTTCCAAAAAGAATTCAATCTCTCGATCTAATGAAGCAATGGAATTGTAGCGTATTTTTACTTTATCCTGAAAGGCAAGCTTTGCTAAAATGCCACACCCTACACCATCTAAATCGTTATGTGATAATAATTTATACATGTCTTCACCTCAAAAAGTAGTATGGTTGTTTTTCCGAAATTCAAACAAAAAGACGTTCTATCAATTACGCCCCAGCGTAATTGTACCTGTCGCTAATGCTTTCGGTACATAAAGCATCTGCCGCTTTCGATCCAAAAAGAATTTGCTGAAATGACCACGCTTCGATCTATCATGAAAAGATTTATCATTGAATAGAAATAACCATGACTACAAGAAGAAAGGAAACTGTCAATGAAACGAAAAATAATTTATACCGGAATTGGCATTTTATTTATCTTTGCTTTAGCATTTTCAGCATATAAATTGATGAATGCCCGAAACTATCAACTATTTGGTAATATTACCTCTCATATTGAAACCCATGAAAAAGTCGTTGCCTTAACGTTCGATGATGGACCTACTCAAAATACAGATGCTATTTTAACGCTTTTAGATACCTACAATGTGAAAGCAACCTTTTTCTTAATAGGTAAGGACATTGAAGAAAATCCTGAAGAGGCGAAAAAAATTGCTGAGGCAGGACATCAAATTGGCAATCATACGTATTCACACAAACGTATGGTATTCAAAAGTCAAAGCTTTATCAAAAGCGAAATCGAAAAAACAGATGCGTTAATTGCCAGTATTGGCTATACAGAAACACCTGCTGTTAGACCACCACATGGTAAAAAACTAATAGGCTTTCCCTATTATTTAAACAAGCACCATCGTAAAACCATTACATGGAATTTGGAGCCTGATACTTACTATACATCGACTGAGGATAAGATCACGTATATCAAAGAAAATATTCAACCTGGCTCAATTATACTTATGCACCCGATGTATGATACAACAGGCAAGGAATTGCAAACAATTGAAAAGGTTTTACAAACCCTTATCGATGATGGCTATACATTTGTAACGATTGAAGAACTACAAAAATTTAAAAATTAATTACTTTTACCTGTGAGGAAAAAATCTGCAACTTCATCGTTGCAGATTTTTTTATAACGTTAGTAGTTATAAAGCATTACATTATCAATAGTTTAAAATATAATTTCCCTCTTCTATTCACCTTCCTAACAAGGGCATAACCTTACTCTACTCTGAATTTAAAATTTTCGGAAATATTAATAAATATTTTTCTACTAAAATATAAGCCCCATCTATGCTATTATAACTCTAGTATAATGTCCTATTCTTATCGGATTAAAAACAAAGGAAAAACGAACTATAAAAGGATGATGATGATGAAAAATATCCAACAATTATTCCAGAGCGAAGATGGAAATATCCAACAACGAGAGCATTTTTTATTGCTATTAGAGAAAATTATGTCTTCCTTAGATGCTTTAAAAAACCCAAATACAACAACTCTTGGCCCAATAAAGGAGCGTTCTGCTAATTTTTATCAGGAGCTTATGCAGGAGCATGATGTGCCAGCAGCAGGCATTGGGCTTGAGCAAGTTGTAGAACAATTAACACAATTAATGCAAGGCCACCCTTACCATACACGTAACTTTGTAACAAATGTGTTACCAATGGCAAGCATTCCTGGTGTATTAGGTCAATTTACCACTGCACTACTAAATGGGAATAATTTATGGGATGTTTATGGACCTGCTGCTGCGGAATGTGAAGTCAAGGTCATAGCAATGATGTCCAAATTAGTTGGCTATGACTATACAAAAAGCTTTGGCTATACAACTTGGGGCGGACAGGGTGCTGTATTTAGCGGGCTACGTCTTGCTATCGCAAAGCAATTCCCACAGGCAAAGGAAAATGGCATACCAAATAATTTATATTGCTTTGCTTCAGAAAATGCACATTACAGCTTATTAAAATCGGTAGAAGCGGTAGGTATCGGCAGCAAGCATTTAGTGCGTGTGAAAGCAGGCAAAGATCACTCAATGGATGTGGAAGATTTACGTATGCGTATGACTGAAGTAGTTGAAAATGGCGGTATCCCGATTTATGTTGTCGCAACAACGGGCGCAACGGACCAATTTGGTATTGATGATGTACAAGCTATTAAAGAGGTAACAACAAGTCTTGAGAAAAAATACAACCTGCAACCAGTACATATTCATGCAGATTCAGCTTTAGGCGGTTTTTATGCGTTCTTTAATGACTATGATTTCAATAATAACCCACTACAGCTTGAGGAGCATGTTTTACAAGGGCTATTACAAATACAGAGCCGCATGCAGCATCTAGCCATTGCGGACAGCCTATGCTTTGACTTCCAAAAACTTGGACAAACACCTTATTTAACGAGCTTATTTTTATTAAAAGAAGGTAAGCATTTAGAGCTATTAGATATCGAAGACTTTGATACACCTTATGTTGGTAACCGAGGCTATGGTTCTTATCATACAGGCTATACATTGGAATGCTCTCGTATGGGCAGTTCTATCGCTATTTTTGCTGCATTACAAGCATTTGGTAAAGAAGGCTATCAACAATTACTCGCTAATTATGTACGAGTGAATCTAGCATTCCGCGCACAATTAGCAGAGAAAATACCAATGCTACAAGTTGTCAATGCACCAAATATCGGACCTGTTACAGCCTTTCGTTTATACCCTGAAGGCTTGAACTGGCAAGCCGAGCAAGCTGGTCATTATACACAAGATCAAATCGAACATATTAATGCTATGAATGCCTCTTTCTTTGAAATTATTGGCGAAGGCCGAGAGGAAGTATTTTTCGGTGACACAACACGCGTCTGCACAGTGAAGGCAAGTGATACAGCACAATCTGTTCCTGTTGCTGCAGCAAAATTCTTCTCAATTTCTCCTTATACTGAAACAGTGCATATTCCGAATATGATTGATTTCTTACAGGAAAAGCTTAACGTTTTGGAGGCAGCTCACCATGCGTATCATTAATAAATTTAAAAGTTCATTACTCTATAAATATATAGCTAGCTTTACCATACCAATAGCGATTATTTCAGTGTTATTTAGCATCGTGTTGTTTGTTGTTTCCTACCGTATTATTGATAATTTTGTACTAACACAATTTGAAGCTTCCCTTGAAACAACATCAAATGCTATTTTTGAAAACATTGAAAAAAATGATGTTGTTGCAGCGGATAATAGCAATCCTGATAAATATAAAAAGTTATTAGAGCAATTAAATGCAGCCGTTAAAAAATATGATATTGAAAATGCCTATGTTCTTTCAAGGGCAAATGGTAAGGAGCATATTGTTGCTTTAAGTAATACTGACAACCATCATCAGGACTATGTATTTGATGAAAAAATGCATGTAGCTCTGGATAATGGCTCTCCGCAAGTAAGTGATATTTATACAGATGAATATGGCACTCATAAATCGATCTTTATTCCATTTAACAATACAGATATTATTTTTGGCTTGGATATGGATGCATCTTTTATCTCTAAGCTCCAAACAGAAACACTGTGGATTTGTATTGTGATGACGATTATCTTTATTATTTTTGGGGTTATTGTCGCTTACTTTATTAGTATCGGCATTACAAAGCCGATTAAAAAAATGACCCATTATGTGGAGAAGGTAGCACAGGGAGATTTAGTGGTAGAGCCGCTTCAAATTCATGGCAACAATGAAATTGCACAGCTAGCAACAGGCATTGAAGAGATGACTCAGGACTTACGTGCTCTTATTGAACAAATAGCCCAAAATGCTGAACAAGTAGCTGCCATGTCTGAAGAATTAACAGCAAGCTCTGAGCAAACAAGTGCATCCATTCAGCAAATTACCTCCTCCATGCAAGAGGTGGCAGCAGGATCAGAAAAGCAAACAGCTGCTATCGAAGATGTGGAAAGTCATATTACAGAGATTTCTAGCAAAATGACAGAGGTTGTGACAAGCGTTAATGATGTGACAGATAAAGCATTCCAAACATCTGCTATTTCAGAGAAGGGCAATGCAACCATTCAAGAAGCAACAGAAAAAATGTCCATCACCTCTCAAGCGATTCAGGAATCAAGCTCGGTTGTAGAACGCTTAAGCATTTATACAAATGAAATTGGTGATATTGTCACACTAATTACCCAAATTACAGATCAAACAAATTTACTTGCTTTAAATGCTTCCATTGAGGCAGCCCGTGCAGGCGAACATGGGAAAGGCTTTGCCGTTGTTGCCGAAGAAGTTCGGAAGCTAGCCGATCAATCGTTAGCAGCCACAAATAGT is part of the Lysinibacillus sp. FSL K6-0232 genome and harbors:
- a CDS encoding methyl-accepting chemotaxis protein, with product MRIINKFKSSLLYKYIASFTIPIAIISVLFSIVLFVVSYRIIDNFVLTQFEASLETTSNAIFENIEKNDVVAADNSNPDKYKKLLEQLNAAVKKYDIENAYVLSRANGKEHIVALSNTDNHHQDYVFDEKMHVALDNGSPQVSDIYTDEYGTHKSIFIPFNNTDIIFGLDMDASFISKLQTETLWICIVMTIIFIIFGVIVAYFISIGITKPIKKMTHYVEKVAQGDLVVEPLQIHGNNEIAQLATGIEEMTQDLRALIEQIAQNAEQVAAMSEELTASSEQTSASIQQITSSMQEVAAGSEKQTAAIEDVESHITEISSKMTEVVTSVNDVTDKAFQTSAISEKGNATIQEATEKMSITSQAIQESSSVVERLSIYTNEIGDIVTLITQITDQTNLLALNASIEAARAGEHGKGFAVVAEEVRKLADQSLAATNSIRTRIETIKDESAQAVKSMAISSDNLAESSATFHASGEAFSNIYAQITALTEEMDHVNTIMTTMNKGIGGIATSVEQVGIVAAQASGNIQNVAAASEEQSASIEEITASSNNLAEMAQQLRHIIHKFKL